The Deinococcus puniceus genome segment CGCCGACGTGATGTTGTGGGCCGCCAACTTGCGGCGGGGCGGCATTCGGTTGTACATGCTCAGCAACGCCACGGGCAAGCGTGCCCGCTTTTGGATGGACAAGCTGGGGTTCGAGGGCGCAGAGGGTGTGGGCATGGCTGGAAAACCCCACCCCCGCGCCTACCGCGCCGCACTTGCCCAGATGAACTTGCCCGCGCATCAGGTGGCGATGGTGGGCGACCAACTGTTTACCGACGTGCTGGGCGGCAACCTCAGCGGCATGCACACCATTTTGGTTCACCCGTTGGGGAGCAATTCTTTGCCGCATACCCGTTTGGCCCGCACGCTGGAACGGGCCGTTCTCAAACGCTACGGCCACGACTGGAAGGCCTGACCGTGCCGCCTCCCCCACACTTCTCCTCTGCTGCTCCACTTCCCTGTTTCCCTACCCCCTCGATCTGACCTTTACCCCTCACTGGAGGCTTGACTGTGGCTCTTTCTATTG includes the following:
- a CDS encoding YqeG family HAD IIIA-type phosphatase, with product MSNPSARPPFLRRSLLKPRDVLPHIHDITPEFLAERGLHGLLLDLDNTMIPYGSYEERADVMLWAANLRRGGIRLYMLSNATGKRARFWMDKLGFEGAEGVGMAGKPHPRAYRAALAQMNLPAHQVAMVGDQLFTDVLGGNLSGMHTILVHPLGSNSLPHTRLARTLERAVLKRYGHDWKA